In a single window of the Falco rusticolus isolate bFalRus1 chromosome 13, bFalRus1.pri, whole genome shotgun sequence genome:
- the KCNE4 gene encoding potassium voltage-gated channel subfamily E member 4: MLKMDHANITQAMLDAESRNTEKSNSNEYFYILIVMSFYGIFLIGIMLGYMKSKRKEKKSNLLLLYKDEEREWGEAVKPLPTISGLKSVQIPMMLNMLQESMVPSLSCAICSMEGSSVSSESSSPDVHFTIQEEVPDAELGEVSEMLLNESSEGSVENIHKNS, from the coding sequence ATGCTGAAGATGGACCATGCAAACATAACCCAAGCCATGCTTGATGCTGAATCCCGCAACACAGAGAAGAGCAACAGCAACgagtatttttacattttgatcGTCATGTCTTTCTATGGGATCTTCCTGATAGGAATAATGCTTGGCTACAtgaaatccaaaagaaaagagaagaagtCCAATTTGCTTCTGCTTTACAAAGATGAGGAGAGAGAATGGGGGGAAGCTGTGAAGCCTCTACCAACCATATCGGGGCTGAAATCTGTTCAGATCCCCATGATGCTGAACATGCTGCAGGAGAGCATGGTGCCGTCCCTGTCCTGCGCCATCTGCTCAATGGAAGGCAGCAGTGTGAGCTCTGAATCCTCCTCCCCAGACGTGCATTTCACCATCCAGGAGGAAGTGCCGGATGCTGAACTGGGGGAAGTGTCAGAAATGCTCCTCAATGAGAGCAGCGAGGGATCTGTGGAAAACATCCACAAGAACTCCTAG